In Plasmodium gaboni strain SY75 chromosome 14, whole genome shotgun sequence, one genomic interval encodes:
- a CDS encoding putative exosome complex exonuclease RRP41, translating to MSIIQYLNDEGYRIDGRKNNECRLIKISLGNGNELIHVDGFSFFEIGNTKLFAYIQGPNEYKRPDEKCLVKCNVFLSPFNILEKKRKKSKDNVTREISSYIRNICNHIILLDLYKNSEINIFLYIIERDGGLKAAAVNTCILALIDAGIAIKYFISASSVLYLQNNILVDGNQFEVNSGSPELTLAIDMSSNKIVLLEFDAEVPIDIFQSMLKTCAQACIHVGNIMKLSIKENAIKLLSLNSILNT from the coding sequence atgtcgattatacaatatttaaatgaCGAAGGTTACCGAATTGACggaagaaaaaataatgaatgcagattaataaaaataagttTAGGAAATGGAAATGAGTTAATACATGTAGATGgattttctttttttgaaataggaaatacaaaattatttgCATACATACAAGGACcaaatgaatataaaagaCCTGATGAAAAATGTTTAGTAAAATGTAACGTATTTTTATCAccttttaatatattagagaagaaaaggaaaaaaagTAAAGATAATGTAACAAGAGAAATAAGTTCctatataagaaatatatgtaatcatataatattattagatttatataaaaattctgaaataaatatatttctatatattatagaaaGAGATGGAGGATTAAAAGCAGCTGCTGTCAATACATGTATATTAGCTTTAATAGATGCAGGAATTGCtatcaaatattttatatctGCATCTTCAGtgttatatttacaaaacaatatattaGTAGATGGAAATCAATTTGAAGTGAATTCTGGATCACCTGAATTAACGCTAGCCATTGATATGAGCTCAAATAAAATTGTTCTATTAGAATTTGATGCTGAAGTTCCAATTGATATTTTTCAATCCATGTTAAAAACATGTGCTCAGGCATGTATACATGTTGGGAATATTATGAAATTAAGTATAAAGGAAAATGCCATAAAATTGTTGAGTTTAAATAGTATTTTAAACACATGA
- a CDS encoding putative membrane protein (conserved Plasmodium membrane protein, unknown function~transcript variant 2; alternatively spliced) yields MILMGLNSDYNARINLKIKFIVKSIIKVITKHLLLISILNLIISLCYNYIINRDNQLNIVAHLLRGTFVSSIPSCFTLSLLIFFKEHSLNNYKYNEWNILNVFCVILTFYSIFYTKTVFSKDYGNNIYDIFYVASISYILQKRFNTRKSSIHDFQHCMNTETKNIIELIQKGIILNIMPLIFSYVLSFIVDILMTIINSISFNIIVSILTHPFDVILSLPKIYNLSNIYVITNFSFCFSIFSSIWITAVLEYHFIIFNFIFNKYDSKVLTSLNNFPMHNQCSYHDEFFVVSCIYNYLKDISYRIKGNNIEITNMDKKTKLKLLLFKKLILINTSLKYKDEINILSHLCNPIHTILFEDNKFWNAYIDSCILCIDDLISQLKKYINILNHDQTVYSFEEKLEIKNVLEKNRINKLKDTIILTCIYLKGVSLWSIAISIICKNVIVSVIRKLSSIIVSLSYVLFDFLNFIKINELYDPLHHLLYEMNSIVEIFKFYKEDILDNKYQYSYNLYKGLSYLFRNRSLNY; encoded by the exons ATGATTTTAATGGGATTAAATAGTGATTACAATGCTAgaataaatttaaaaataaaatttattgTCAAATCAATTATCAAAGTTATAACTAAGCATTTACTTTTAATAAGTATATTAAATCTAATTATATCACTATGTTACAATTACATTATAAATAGAGACA acCAATTAAATATTGTAGCTCACCTATTAAGAGGAACATTTGTTAGCTCTATACCATCATGCTTTACcttatcattattaatattttttaaggAACACAGTCtaaata attacaaatataatgaatggaatatattaaatgtattttGTGTAATATTAACCTTTTATAGTATATTTTATACTAAAACTGTTTTTTCTAAGGATTAtggaaataatatatatgacaTTTTTTATGTAGCATCTATATC gtatatattacaaaaaagGTTTAATACGAGAAAATCAAGTATCCATGATTTTCAACATTGTATGAATACGGAAACGAAAAACATAATTGAACTAATTCAAAAG ggtataatattaaatataatgcCACTTATTTTCTCCTATGTATTGAGTTTTATTGTAGATATTTTGATGACAATAATTAATAGTATTAgttttaatataattgtaAGCATTTTGACACATCCATTTGATGTAATATTAAGTCTACCtaaaatatacaatttatcaaatatttatgttattaccaatttttctttttgtttctcaattttttcttcaataTGGATAACAGCAGTTTTAGaatatcattttataatttttaattttattttcaataaaTATGATTCGAAAGTGCTTACTTCGTTAAATAATTTTCCAATGCACAACCAATGTTCATATCATGATGAATTTTTCGTTGTTAgttgtatttataattatttgaaGGATATAAGTTATAGGATAAAAggaaataatattgaaatTACCAATATGGATAAAAAAACTAAATTAAagttattattatttaaaaaacttatacttattaatacaagcttaaaatataaagatgaaataaatatactaAGTCATTTATGTAACCCCATACatacaatattatttgaagATAACAAATTTTGGAATGCTTATATTGATTCGTGTATATTATGTATAGATGATTTAATTAGtcaattaaaaaaatatataaatattttaaatcATGATCAAACTGTATATTCATTTGAAGAAAAGTTAGAAATCAAAAACgtattagaaaaaaatcggataaataaattaaagGATACAATCATATTAActtgtatttatttaaaaggAGTTTCACTGTGGTCAATAGCAATAAGTATTATATGTAAGAATGTTATAGTATCAGTTATTAGGAAATTGTCATCAATTATAGTTTCCTTGTCATATGTTTTATTTGACTTTTTGAactttattaaaataaatgagTTATATGATCCCTTACACCACTTGCTTTATG AAATGAATTCCATTGTagaaatttttaaattttataaagaaGATATATTAGATAACAAATATCAATATTCTTACAACCTATATAAGGgtttatcatatttatttagAAACAGATCCCTTAATTATTAA
- a CDS encoding hypothetical protein (conserved Plasmodium protein, unknown function), which produces MLKRDSLSNLHSKETRRFSIHNKDIFKYDYSEYLNLCLEEYRNNIYDLDLINDNEECIREVVNYYNYIYGNYYENVLNVFENNPNEKSIVNESYLLKLDLLNKRHIESLYNISILSISDKLKYYMLRGEVKKNKDDIIEDDKLIQEKNNENRTLKKNLFTNDSVKTNMNLNDFNNNKSKFLDKNSKLYTNDELSSTDMKREEEFDIIKYLFYIIRLVEYSLSSENGNLSSFYNRLKIYFFRDNVNENYYNYIYLLTLCLHCLENITSNIVTFDIKDIENEELNLVNEKNNSVYSSTNKMNSSQNSIKRKYSTSNFRNYTSSNENNNNFHQNNLLTNNNNNNNNFLRAESKECNSFKIYSNNMYFYKIFFYLLSFLNFYLEDMIKDGSLLYSDMMKMHSESNARRNRKDQMINSSNVINGTTNNSSMSSFIDGKEELFFQGKNKVSYCNILLKSLNIINNLMNLDALREKIMNSSNDLNELKIFLSKFYKYLNEYDDIEVYKNFYISLYKTYIFIFPEELEKENYFSPMLLFENIVNNGNLIRMRTIVDTLIFCFNDKKFVYFFEENINITKVLFIFVTYSSRLLSNKQYELITNISFLFYIILIKFPNVSITIFHILNENNDYIMKYNEDKKFNSIFNNINEHVNMLFLSTIHKNKNLATIISLIFSKLINLYCQFSAKKNLDNNNNTLQNNINNNYPYGTHINTNNYGLRNLNSSYLNANGQNVSNVPGTTLIKNANVNNLNYSYASNNENEGNKLYKEIFCKIFDNIKNNERNSVIKAILINLHIIPDVYSSNNLFQIEENSEKTRYIIVIINFLFTLMKTKFYDAIHENTFEYIDYFIDELKKSVHMKNIKLVCGYISLLLNYSLNKKTNNLNETADLKSSIFIKNIHYNNQPNIIKIHKALYESGALTFLISSLYESKDSLIIYNCVYSISFLLYKKSILDYDKNIELSNMKIAILNIVRHYYNLDMYLENYTENFIDYKGFLKGNSKKNLSLHEDDNYNTLLNKLNKRNSYECDDLNKKYLYEEENKFLLGDKNDNYLLNHMNTNYGSNIKKIGSNENIGNKNVFPSLKYQYTGANYENSFYLNFDKIFFETVKNRKSSFNFYFDTIYNTQYLFNFLLHNFLFYSKDADEYSKKYLLNILLHNNITRSSDISFYSNKIKNLNSQFNESQSRIEIYKQDLERYKDVINVLNKEIEEKQNAHNVLIQKIRKENEMEIDRKLQENNNLENIISQKNDIIDELQRKYEEVYMQKKETEEENVNIKNKTVSMESLLKSLQSKYTHMQSQNKTLNNKLIDQKNRINEGISIINSLTSENEKLKTIEENQNNELEGTFKKLIVVVKELSDKNKELEEKEKKIKTYNGDIQELKTIINKSNNDLKEQALIIENYTGLNKNLNEELNNANKNLELSKRYIMNYEKNEEEMKNRIMKLEKELYEKSEECEIKTQKLIMKEKELSDKDIQLKKIASVIIN; this is translated from the exons ATGCTTAAAAGAGATAGTTTATCAAATCTCCATAGTAAAGAAACACGAAGGTTTTCTATTCACAATAAAGATATCTTCAAGTATGATTATTCAGAATACCTAAATTTATGCCTAGAGgaatatagaaataatatatatgatttagatctaattaatgataatgaagAATGTATACGTGAAGTGgttaattattataattatatatacgGGAATTATTATGAGAATGTTCTAAATGTTTTTGAAAACAACCCTAATGAAAAGTCAATTGTAAATGAAAGTTATTTATTGAAACttgatttattaaataaacGACATATTGaatctttatataatatcagTATATTAAGTATATCagataaattaaaatattatatgttaaGAGGTGAAGTTAAAAAGAATAAGGATGATATAATTGAAGACGATAAATTAATtcaagaaaaaaataatgaaaatagAACACTTAAGAAAAATTTGTTTACGAATGATTCTGTTAAAACAAATATGAATCTAAACgattttaataataataaaagtaaattTTTGGataaaaattcaaaattatatacaaatgaTGAATTGTCATCAACGGACATGAAAAGAGAAGAAGAATTTGatattatcaaatatttattttatattatacgATTAGTTGAATATTCTTTAAGTTCAGAAAATGGAAAtttatcttcattttataatcgtttgaaaatatatttctttagAGATAATGTTAATGAAAACTATtacaattatatttatttattaacCCTGTGTTTACATTGTCTAGAAAATATAACTAGTAATATTGTCACATTTGACATAAAAGATAttgaaaatgaagaattGAACTTAgttaatgaaaaaaataattctgTTTATTCTAGtacaaataaaatgaatagCTCACAAAATAgtattaaaagaaaatacaGTACTTCCAATTTTAGAAATTATACTTCATctaatgaaaataataacaattttCATCAAAACAATTTACTtactaataataataataataataacaattttTTGAGAGCAGAGTCAAAAGAATGcaattcttttaaaatatatagtaataatatgtatttttataaaatatttttttatcttttaagTTTTTTAAATTTCTATTTAGAAGATATGATAAAAGATGGTTCCTTATTATATTCTgatatgatgaaaatgCATTCAGAAAGTAATGCACGCAGAAACAGAAAAGATCAAATGATAAACTCATCTAATGTTATAAATGGAACAACAAATAATAGCAGTATGTCATCATTTATAGATGGAAAAGAGGAACTGTTTTTTcaaggaaaaaataaagtgTCATACtgtaatattttattgaaaagtttaaatataattaataatttaatgAATTTAGACGCTCTaagagaaaaaattatgaattCAAGTAATGATCTTAATgaattgaaaatatttttatccaaattttataaatatttaaatgaataCGATGACATTGaagtatataaaaatttttatattagcttatataaaacttatatattcattttcCCAGAGGAAttagaaaaagaaaactATTTTTCCCCTATGCTTctttttgaaaatattgTAAATAATGGTAATTTAATACGAATGAGAACTATTGTAGATACTCTTATATTCTGTTTTAATGATAAGaaatttgtttatttttttgaagaaaatataaatataaccAAAGTACTCTTTATCTTTGTTACATACTCATCCAGattattatcaaataaacaatatgaacttataacaaatatatcattccttttttatatcattttaattaaatttcCAAATGTTTCAATAACCATATTTCACattttaaatgaaaataacgattatattatgaaatataatgaagataaaaaatttaattccatttttaataacatAAATGAACATGTAAATATGCTCTTCTTATCAActatacataaaaataaaaatttgGCAACAATCATATCTCTTATCTTCTCCAAATTAATAAATCTCTATTGTCAATTTTCCGCTAAAAAAAACctagataataataataatactcttcaaaataatataaacaataatTATCCTTATGGTACCcatataaatacaaataattatgGTTTAAGAAATTTAAACAGCTCATATTTGAATGCAAATGGACAAAATGTTTCCAATGTACCTGGAACTActttaataaaaaatgcaaatgtaaataatttgAATTATTCATATGCATCTAACAATGAAAATGAAGgaaacaaattatataaagaaatattttgtaaaatatttgataacataaaaaataatgaacGAAATTCTGTAATAAAAGctatattaattaatttacatataattcCCGATGTATATTCATCGAATAATCTATTTCAAATAGAAGAAAATTCAGAAAAAACCagatatataattgttattatcaactttttatttacattaaTGAAAACAAAATTTTACGACGCTATACATGAAAATACTTTTGAATATATAGATTATTTTATTGACGAGCTAAAGAAAAGTGTtcatatgaaaaatataaaattagTATGTGGATACATATctcttttattaaattattcattaaataaaaaaacaaataatcTAAATGAAACAGCAGATTTAAAATCtagtatatttataaaaaatatccattataataaccaaccaaatattataaagataCATAAAGCTTTGTATGAATCAGGAGCGttaacatttttaatatcttcTTTGTACGAATCAAAAGATTcattaataatttataattgtGTTTATTcaatatcatttttattgtatAAAAAATCCATTTTAgattatgataaaaatatcgAATTATCTAACATGAAAATAGCCATTTTAAATATAGTTAGACACTATTATAATTTAGATATGTACTTAGAAAATTATACGGAAAATTTTATTGATTACAAAGGATTTTTAAAAGgaaattcaaaaaaaaatttatcaTTACATGAGGACGATAATTATAACACgttattaaataaattaaataaaagGAATTCATATGAATGTGatgatttaaataaaaaatacttatatgaagaagaaaacaaatttttattaGGTGACAAAAATGATAACTATTTACTAAATCACATGAACACGAATTACGGTTCAAATATTAAGAAAATTGGTAGTAACGAAAATAtaggaaataaaaatgtgtTCCCTTCATTAAAATATCAATATACAGGTGcaaattatgaaaattctttttatctcaattttgataaaattttctttGAAACTGTTAAAAATAGAAAGAgttcttttaatttttattttgatacCATATACAATACacaatatttatttaattttctATTACATAATTTCCTGTTCTATTCAAAAGACGCAGATGAATATTCCAAAAAGTActtattaaatattttattacataataatataacaagATCATCTGATATTAGCTTTTATTcgaataaaataaaaaacttGAATTCACAATTTAATGAATCTCAATCCAGGATAGAAATTTATAAACAAGATCTTGAGAGATATAAAGATGttataaatgttttaaaCAAAGAAATTgaagaaaaacaaaatgctcataatgttttaattcaaaaaattagaaaagAGAATGAAATGGAAATTGATAGAAAACTtcaagaaaataataatctggagaatattatttctcaaaaaaatgatataatagATGA attacaaagaaaatatgaagaagtatatatgcaaaaaaaagaaacagaagaagaaaatgtaaacataaaaaataaaacagTTTCAATGGaatcattattaaaatcTCTTCAATCAAAATATACACACATGCAATCTCAGAATAAAACTTTAAATAACAAATTAATTGACCAGAAAAATAGAATTAATGAAGGAATAAGTATTATTAATTCTCTTACc agtgaaaatgaaaaattaaaaacaatagaagaaaatcaaaataatgaattaGAAGGAACTTTCAA aaaatTAATTGTTGTCGTTAAAGAATTAAGTGATAAAAACAAAGAATTggaagaaaaagaaaaaaaaatcaaaacATATAATGGTGATATCCAAGAATTAAAAACTATAATCAACAAAAGCAATAATGATTTAAAG gAACAAGCATTAATAATTGAAAATTATACTGGATTGAACAAAAATCTAAATGAAGAACTTAATAATGctaataaaaatttagaATTATCAAAAAGATACATTATGAATTATGaaaa aaatgaagaagaaatgaaaaatcGCATAATGAAGTTAGAAAAGGAACTATATGAAAAAAGTGAAGAATGTGAAATAAAAACCCAAAAATTAATTATGAAAGAAAAG GAGTTATCTGATAAAGACATACaacttaaaaaaatagcatcagttattataaattag
- a CDS encoding putative membrane protein (conserved Plasmodium membrane protein, unknown function~transcript variant 1; alternatively spliced) — MILMGLNSDYNARINLKIKFIVKSIIKVITKHLLLISILNLIISLCYNYIINRDSNHQLNIVAHLLRGTFVSSIPSCFTLSLLIFFKEHSLNNYKYNEWNILNVFCVILTFYSIFYTKTVFSKDYGNNIYDIFYVASISYILQKRFNTRKSSIHDFQHCMNTETKNIIELIQKGIILNIMPLIFSYVLSFIVDILMTIINSISFNIIVSILTHPFDVILSLPKIYNLSNIYVITNFSFCFSIFSSIWITAVLEYHFIIFNFIFNKYDSKVLTSLNNFPMHNQCSYHDEFFVVSCIYNYLKDISYRIKGNNIEITNMDKKTKLKLLLFKKLILINTSLKYKDEINILSHLCNPIHTILFEDNKFWNAYIDSCILCIDDLISQLKKYINILNHDQTVYSFEEKLEIKNVLEKNRINKLKDTIILTCIYLKGVSLWSIAISIICKNVIVSVIRKLSSIIVSLSYVLFDFLNFIKINELYDPLHHLLYEMNSIVEIFKFYKEDILDNKYQYSYNLYKGLSYLFRNRSLNY; from the exons ATGATTTTAATGGGATTAAATAGTGATTACAATGCTAgaataaatttaaaaataaaatttattgTCAAATCAATTATCAAAGTTATAACTAAGCATTTACTTTTAATAAGTATATTAAATCTAATTATATCACTATGTTACAATTACATTATAAATAGAGACAGTAATC acCAATTAAATATTGTAGCTCACCTATTAAGAGGAACATTTGTTAGCTCTATACCATCATGCTTTACcttatcattattaatattttttaaggAACACAGTCtaaata attacaaatataatgaatggaatatattaaatgtattttGTGTAATATTAACCTTTTATAGTATATTTTATACTAAAACTGTTTTTTCTAAGGATTAtggaaataatatatatgacaTTTTTTATGTAGCATCTATATC gtatatattacaaaaaagGTTTAATACGAGAAAATCAAGTATCCATGATTTTCAACATTGTATGAATACGGAAACGAAAAACATAATTGAACTAATTCAAAAG ggtataatattaaatataatgcCACTTATTTTCTCCTATGTATTGAGTTTTATTGTAGATATTTTGATGACAATAATTAATAGTATTAgttttaatataattgtaAGCATTTTGACACATCCATTTGATGTAATATTAAGTCTACCtaaaatatacaatttatcaaatatttatgttattaccaatttttctttttgtttctcaattttttcttcaataTGGATAACAGCAGTTTTAGaatatcattttataatttttaattttattttcaataaaTATGATTCGAAAGTGCTTACTTCGTTAAATAATTTTCCAATGCACAACCAATGTTCATATCATGATGAATTTTTCGTTGTTAgttgtatttataattatttgaaGGATATAAGTTATAGGATAAAAggaaataatattgaaatTACCAATATGGATAAAAAAACTAAATTAAagttattattatttaaaaaacttatacttattaatacaagcttaaaatataaagatgaaataaatatactaAGTCATTTATGTAACCCCATACatacaatattatttgaagATAACAAATTTTGGAATGCTTATATTGATTCGTGTATATTATGTATAGATGATTTAATTAGtcaattaaaaaaatatataaatattttaaatcATGATCAAACTGTATATTCATTTGAAGAAAAGTTAGAAATCAAAAACgtattagaaaaaaatcggataaataaattaaagGATACAATCATATTAActtgtatttatttaaaaggAGTTTCACTGTGGTCAATAGCAATAAGTATTATATGTAAGAATGTTATAGTATCAGTTATTAGGAAATTGTCATCAATTATAGTTTCCTTGTCATATGTTTTATTTGACTTTTTGAactttattaaaataaatgagTTATATGATCCCTTACACCACTTGCTTTATG AAATGAATTCCATTGTagaaatttttaaattttataaagaaGATATATTAGATAACAAATATCAATATTCTTACAACCTATATAAGGgtttatcatatttatttagAAACAGATCCCTTAATTATTAA
- a CDS encoding putative DNA mismatch repair protein MSH2 has product MENHEVEEVNEDQILCLYIDTKKYQKSLGVCFYNYLKYEFLMTEFIDNGHFTALESLFIQKRPQKCFFNSTNDLVDDERLLNLFKICNVQAIPLEKKKYDATNLKDELKLIISHNDDVRNYDKHLELENACKCLMVLINYLKLQENQDIHNQCKINIHNMDLYMRLDKAAISALNILPNKKNTHSYNTNTSLLKFLDKCNTSIGSKKLVSWLTQPLTNVAEINKRLNIVEFFIKEDDARNVIFCNYLKRIPELDKLNHYLKEINQNNEIRVNSKYNEEMILKDIVKMYYSILDFKQIYFTLKPIKGKNKETIDEIIINPLHDILNKFSKLLDMIEITIDLEEVQENKVYLISTRFDSELEIIANEKNALMKKIKKHKDDVEKDIFADKYDRTYK; this is encoded by the coding sequence ATGGAAAATCATGAAGTAGAAGAAGTTAATGAGGATCAAATATTATGCTTATACATAGATACGAAAAAATATCAGAAAAGTTTAGGTgtatgtttttataattatttaaaatatgaatttttaaTGACAGAATTTATTGATAATGGACATTTTACAGCTTTAGAATCTTTATTCATACAGAAAAGACCACAAAAGTGTTTTTTTAATAGTACTAATGATTTAGTTGATGATGAAAGGCTTTTAAATTTGTTTAAAATTTGTAATGTTCAAGCTATTCCTttagaaaagaaaaagtaTGATGCAACTAATTTAAAAGATGAATTAAAGCTAATTATATCTCATAATGATGATGTAAGAAATTATGATAAACATTTAGAATTAGAAAATGCATGTAAATGTTTAATGgttttaattaattatttaaaacTACAAGAAAATCAAGATATACATAATCAATGtaaaattaatatacataatatgGATTTATATATGAGATTAGATAAAGCAGCTATTAGTGCATTAAATATCCTTCcaaataaaaagaatacACATAGTTATAATACTAATACAAGTTTATTGAAATTTTTAGATAAATGTAATACTTCAATAGGTTCGAAAAAATTAGTATCATGGTTAACACAACCATTAACTAATGTTGcagaaataaataaaagattaAATATTGTTgaatttttcataaaagAAGATGATGCTCGTAatgttattttttgtaattatttaaaaaggATACCAGAATTAGATAAACTtaatcattatttaaaagaaataaatcaaaataatgaaattCGAGTAAATTctaaatataatgaagaaatgattttaaaagacattgtaaaaatgtattattcTATTTTAGATTTTAAACAAATTTACTTTACTTTAAAACCTATTAAAGGAAAAAACAAAGAAACTATAGACGAAATCATTATAAATCCTTTACATGACATTTTGAATAAATTTTCTAAATTATTAGATATGATTGAAATAACTATAGACTTAGAAGAAGTTCAAGAAAATAAAGTTTATTTAATTTCGACAAGATTTGATAGTGAATTAGAAATTATTGctaatgaaaaaaatgcATTAATGAAGAAAATCAAAAAACATAAAGATGATGTagaaaaagatatttttGCAGATAAATATGACAGAACTTATAAA
- a CDS encoding putative membrane protein (conserved Plasmodium membrane protein, unknown function), which produces MESLNIPKNVSMDLLEPLITICVIFICLYMIISIESPVYYLIRTFLFKSKIFLHEIKDIFTKINYFALIFSSFFFVSYYILHILNYKNVKSLFCVNFDYYDTILNYNLKYINIQSIFQPGISENYLVNFLYSFKFLFHIFFLNNSNLIKTICTSSLVYIMLSLYAKRVNRIIFISSIISNIILSGFVIVYFFKKFLNIKYNHCGHEIFSFVFLLFFYINNPYLSVYQYNDRSLHPYHGTEIRIYIHILFFIFYIINNEKFYEIKLLVAIIIYFIIFLRNTIDSFKIYTFLKVIWLVAYYVTNNYLPFTFSQHFNISTIFNSNIMGILSKEIKNNISLYHFNTISKLPFNYLISKTSFFWIPYMLLNKDNKNFKYVIMLLMVINIIATCTYLPHNIYPGIPLNLLLLYYLNKIKI; this is translated from the exons ATGGAGAGCCTAAATATTCCAAAGAATGTGAGCATGGATTTATTAGAACCTTTGATAACAATTTgtgttatatttatttgtttatatatgattattagTATTGAAAGTCctgtatattatttaataagaacttttctttttaaatcaaaaatatttcttcatgaaataaaagatatatttacaaaaattaattattttgctttaatattttcttcttttttttttgtttcatattacattttgcatattttaaattacAAAAATGTGAAATCTCTTTTTTGTGTTaattttgattattatgatactattttaaattataatttaaaatatattaatattcaATCTATATTTCAACCTGGCATCAGTGAAAATTATTTagttaattttttatattccttcaaatttctttttcacattttttttttaaataattcaaaccttataaaaacaatttGCACTTCTTCTcttgtttatattatgttgTCTTTATATGCCAAACGTGTTAATAGG ATTATCTTTATAAGCAGCATAAtttcaaatattatacTATCAGGATTTGTAATCGTTtacttttttaaaaagtttttaaatataaaatataatcattgtgggcatgaaatattttcatttgtttttttattattcttttatataaacaatcCTTATTTAAGCGTCTACCAATATAATGACAGAAGTTTACATCCTTATCATGGTACTGAAATAAGAATTTATATccatatattattctttattttttatataattaataatgaaaaattttatgaaatCAAATTATTGGTTGCGATTATTATctattttataatattcttaaGGAATACCATAGACAGTTTTAAG ATATATACCTTTTTAAAAGTTATTTGGCTAGTAGCTTATTATGtaacaaataattatctaccttttacattttcacaacattttaatatatccACAATTTTTAATTCAAACATTATGGGAATACTAAG caaagaaattaaaaataatatctCCTTATATCACTTCAATACCATTTCAA aATTGCCATTTAATTACTTAATAAGTAAAAcatcttttttttggataccttatatgttattaaaCAAGGACAATA aaaattttaaatatgtaataatgCTTTTGATGGtcattaatataatagCTACATGTACCTATTTG cctcataatatatatcctGGGATTCCTCTGAACttattacttttatattatctaaataaaattaaaatataa